A genome region from Lucilia cuprina isolate Lc7/37 chromosome 3, ASM2204524v1, whole genome shotgun sequence includes the following:
- the LOC111677147 gene encoding 26S proteasome regulatory subunit 8, with the protein MTVTNRMDIDAACKGEGFRSYYIQKIEELQLIVAEKSQNLRRLQAQRNELNAKVRMLREELQLLQEQGSYVGEVVKPMDKKKVLVKVHPEGKFVVDIDKNIDINDVTPNCRVALRNESYTLHKILPNKVDPLVSLMMVEKVPDSTYEMVGGLDKQIKEIKEVIELPVKHPELFDALGIAQPKGVLLYGPPGTGKTLLARAVAHHTECTFIRVSGSELVQKFIGEGSRMVRELFVMAREHAPSIIFMDEIDSIGSSRIESGSGGDSEVQRTMLELLNQLDGFEATKNIKVIMATNRIDILDPALLRPGRIDRKIEFPPPNEEARLDILKIHSRKMNLTRGINLRKIAELMPGASGAEVKGVCTEAGMYALRERRVHVTQEDFEMAVAKVMQKDSEKNMSIKKLWK; encoded by the exons ATGACCGTCACCAACCGG ATGGACATTGATGCCGCCTGCAAGGGTGAGGGCTTTCGTTCATATTACATACAAAAAATCGAAGAACTGCAATTGATTGTAGctgaaaaatcacaaaatttaaGACGTCTGCAGGCTCAGCGTAACGAACTTAATGCTAAAG TTCGCATGCTGCGTGAAGAGTTGCAGCTTCTGCAGGAACAGGGCAGTTATGTTGGTGAGGTTGTCAAGCCCATGGATAAGAAGAAAGTTTTGGTTAAGGTACATCCAGAAGGTAAATTTGTTGTAGACattgataaaaatattgatatcaatGATGTTACTCCCAATTGTCGCGTTGCTTTGCGCAATGAAAGTTATACCTTGCATAAGATTCTACCCAATAAAGTTGATCCTTTGGTATCACTTATGATGGTGGAAAAAGTGCCCGATTCTACTTACGAAATGGTTGGTGGTTTGGATAAACAAATCAAAGAAATTAAGGAAGTTATTGAATTGCCTGTTAAACATCCTGAACTTTTCGATGCTTTGGGTATTGCCCAACCTAAGGGTGTTTTATTGTATGGTCCTCCTGGTACTGGTAAAACTCTACTGGCTCGTGCTGTTGCCCATCATACCGAGTGTACTTTTATTCGTGTTTCCGGCTCGGAATTGGTACAGAAATTCATTGGTGAAGGTTCCCGTATGGTACGTGAATTGTTCGTTATGGCTCGTGAGCATGCACCCTCTATTATCTTTATGGATGAAATTGATTCTATTGGTTCTTCACGTATCGAATCTGGTTCGGGTGGTGATTCTGAAGTACAACGTACCATGTTGGAACTGTTGAATCAGTTGGATGGTTTTGAGGCTACcaaaaacattaaagtcattATGGCCACAAATCGTATTGATATTTTGGATCCTGCCCTTTTGCGTCCCGGTCGTATTGATCGTAAAATTGAATTCCCACCACCAAATGAGGAGGCTCGTTTGGATATTCTTAAAATTCACTCTCGTAAAATGAACCTGACGCGTGGCATTAATCTGCGTAAAATTGCCGAACTTATGCCAGGCGCTTCCGGTGCTGAGGTAAAGGGTGTGTGCACCGAAGCCGGTATGTATGCTTTGCGTGAGAGACGTGTTCACGTTACTCAGGAAGATTTCGAAATGGCCGTTGCTAAAGTTATGCAAAAGGATTCCGAAAAGAATATGTCTATTAAGAAATTGTGGAAATAA